A region of Lycium barbarum isolate Lr01 chromosome 3, ASM1917538v2, whole genome shotgun sequence DNA encodes the following proteins:
- the LOC132633741 gene encoding L-type lectin-domain containing receptor kinase IV.1-like translates to MFFKIVALIVPTIFCLANSEDLGFIYNGFNRANLSLDGIAQLTSNGLLQLTNTSRLQKGHAFYPTPINFKNLPNDSNFSFSTTFVLAIVPSVLAGHGMAFVIAPVGGLAEAFPSPFLGLFNDSTTGKDTNHVFAVEFDTLQNREFNDIDGNHVGIDINGLISVKSRPAGYYASNNSVKFSNMTLASAQPIQAWVDYDGVAKQINVTLAPVNVAKPNSPLLSSFYDLSPILNKTMSIGFSGSTGVVVSTHYVLGWSFKMNGIAQGLDLARLPKLPRVGPKKQSKLLLIALPVISAVVVVIVFSVLIYYVGRKRKFAELLEDWELEYGPHRFKFKDLYIATKGFSNKELLGCGGFGRVYRGVLPTSAIEIAVKRVSHESKQGLREFVAEIVSIGRLRHRNLVPLLGYCRRKGELLLVYECMPNGSLDKFLYDKPRCALNWNHRFRVIKGGASALVYLHEEWEQVVIHRDVKASNVLLDSELNAKLGDFGLARLYDHGSDPLTTHVVGTVGYLAPEQTRTGKATTTSDVYAFGAFLLEVACGRRPIDPRASDEDIVLVDYVFSCWSRGDILEAIDQNLGNEYVREEVELVLKLGLVCSQAEPTTRPSMRQVLMYLEDALPLPELSLIQTSNTCLSFAGFDHFAMSHPSSSDKPWSSSVAESILSGGR, encoded by the coding sequence ATGTTTTTCAAGATTGTTGCCTTGATTGTGCCTACCATATTTTGTCTTGCAAACTCTGAAGACCTTGGATTCATTTACAATGGCTTCAATAGAGCAAATTTGAGTCTTGATGGCATAGCACAATTGACATCAAATGGCCTAttacaattaacaaatacttctAGGCTGCAAAAAGGCCATGCTTTTTATCCCACACCAATCAATTTCAAGAACTTACCAAATGATTCAAATTTCTCTTTTTCTACCACTTTTGTCTTAGCTATTGTGCCTTCAGTTTTGGCTGGTCATGGTATGGCTTTTGTAATTGCACCTGTTGGAGGGCTAGCAGAAGCatttccaagcccatttctaGGCCTTTTCAATGATAGCACTACTGGCAAAGACACTAACCACGTTTTCGCAGTGGAGTTTGATACACTCCAGAACAGAGAATTCAATGACATTGATGGGAACCATGTTGGAATTGACATCAACGGATTAATATCCGTTAAATCCAGGCCAGCAGGTTATTATGCCAGCAATAATAGCGTCAAATTCAGTAACATGACTCTTGCTAGTGCCCAACCAATCCAGGCTTGGGTGGACTATGACGGTGTGGCTAAGCAAATTAATGTCACATTGGCTCCAGTAAATGTGGCAAAACCAAATTCACCTCTTTTGTCATCATTCTATGATCTTTCACCAATCTTGAATAAAACCATGTCTATTGGCTTTTCTGGATCCACTGGTGTAGTTGTTTCAACACACTATGTTCTTGGATGGAGCTTTAAAATGAATGGAATAGCTCAAGGGCTTGATCTTGCTAGGCTTCCTAAGCTTCCTCGAGTTGGACCGAAGAAACAATCTAAACTTTTGTTGATTGCTTTGCCAGTGATATCGGCAGTTGTAGTAGTAATAGTCTTCTCTGTGTTGATTTACTATGTAGGAAGGAAGAGGAAGTTTGCGGAATTGCTTGAAGATTGGGAGCTTGAATATGGCCCTCATCGGTTCAAGTTCAAAGATCTTTATATTGCCACCAAAGGATTTTCCAACAAAGAGTTGTTAGGTTGTGGGGGTTTTGGAAGAGTCTATAGAGGAGTATTACCAACTTCTGCAATTGAGATAGCTGTCAAGAGGGTCTCTCATGAATCAAAACAAGGATTGAGGGAATTTGTAGCAGAAATTGTTAGTATTGGTCGGTTACGCCACAGGAATTTAGTACCACTTTTGGGCTATTGCAGGCGCAAAGGCGAGTTGCTTTTGGTTTACGAATGCATGCCTAATGGAAGTCTTGATAAGTTCCTATATGACAAACCAAGATGTGCCCTCAATTGGAACCACAGATTTCGAGTCATCAAAGGCGGAGCGTCAGCACTAGTCTATCTACATGAAGAATGGGAACAAGTGGTAATTCACAGAGATGTTAAGGCTAGTAATGTGTTGTTAGACAGTGAATTGAATGCTAAGTTAGGAGATTTTGGCCTAGCAAGATTGTATGATCACGGGAGTGATCCGCTCACTACACATGTAGTTGGAACGGTAGGTTACCTTGCCCCTGAGCAAACAAGAACTGGCAAAGCCACAACCACaagtgatgtatatgcttttggTGCATTTTTGCTTGAGGTGGCTTGTGGGAGAAGGCCAATAGATCCACGAGCATCGGACGAGGACATCGTGTTAGTCGATTATGTATTTTCATGTTGGAGTAGAGGTGATATTCTTGAAGCTATAGATCAAAATTTGGGAAATGAATATGTTAGAGAGGAAGTTGAGTTGGTACTAAAACTTGGACTAGTTTGCTCTCAGGCAGAACCAACTACTAGGCCAAGTATGAGGCAAGTGTTGATGTACTTGGAAGATGCTTTGCCTTTGCCAGAATTATCACTGATACAAACTTCAAACACTTGCTTAAGCTTTGCAGGCTTTGATCATTTTGCGATGTCACATCCATCTTCTTCTGACAAGCCATGGTCTTCTTCTGTTGCAGAATCCATTCTCTCCGGTGGTCGATGA
- the LOC132633740 gene encoding glucan 1,3-beta-glucosidase-like: MKHILAFFCFSWLLFLLVTPSLGQPFKAVNLGAWLVSEGWMTPWLFDNIVNKDLLDGTQIQLKSTMLSQYVAAENGGGTNLLANRDNPSGWEIFTRVNDTFFNLKVFNKQFVGKSNQGSNAVAVATTPGDTETFPIIRNGDDPSKVLLKASSDQFLQAKSGSSVTIDYQGSTDWSDQNPYIFKMSIVSSLSGEYQLTNGYGPDKAPQVIQNHWNTYIKEDDFIFMSQNGINAVRIPVGWWIKYDQTPPKPFVGGSLQALDNDFNWAEKHNIKVIIDLHAVLGSQNGNDHSATRDGSAEWGDSKIGETVEVIDFLTKRYANRPGLVAIELMNEPHAQYVPLNTLIKYYQAGYDAVRKYNSTAYVILSNRLGNAKNTELLSFAHGLPRSVIDVHYYNLYSDEFNVQQNIDYIYNQRASTLGEITQSNGPLTFVGEWVNEFANGIKSNQDYQNFGKVQLDVYGRSTFGWAYWSYKCQYDHWSLRNMIEKGIINLK, translated from the exons ATGAAGCACATTTTAGCTTTCTTTTGCTTTTCATGGCTTCTTTTTCTATTGGTTACCCCAAGCTTGGGGCAGCCGTTCAAGGCAGTAAATCTTGGTGCTTGGCTTGTGTCTGAGGGCTGGATGACACCTTGGCTCTTTGATAACATTGTTAACAAAGATCTTCTG GATGGAACTCAAATCCAACTGAAGTCGACGATGCTGAGTCAATATGTTGCTGCAGAGAATGGTGGGGGTACAAATTTGCTTGCAAACCGCGACAACCCATCTGGTTGGGAAATTTTTACT AGAGTGAATGACACTTTCTTCAACCTGAAAGTTTTTAACAAACAGTTCGTTGGGAAGTCTAACCAAGGAAGTAATGCAGTTGCAGTAGCAACAACCCCTGGTGATACTGAAACCTTTCCAATTATAAGAAATGGCGATGATCCATCTAAAGTTCTCCTTAAAGCTTCCAGTGACCAATTTCTACAG GCAAAATCAGGATCTTCGGTGACAATAGATTATCAAGGCAGTACTGACTGGTCGGACCAAAATCCTTACATATTTAAGATGAGCATTGTTTCTTCCTTAAGTGGAGAATACCAATTAACAAATGGATATGGCCCAGATAAAGCTCCCCAAGTTATTCAG AACCATTGGAACACTTATATTAAGGAAGACGATTTTATATTCATGTCCCAAAATGGGATTAATGCGGTTAGAATTCCAGTAGGATGGTGGATCAAATATGATCAGACACCACCAAAACCATTTGTTGGAGGTTCACTTCAAGCTTTAGATAATGATTTTAATTGGGCTGA AAAACACAATATAAAGGTTATAATAGACCTTCATGCAGTTCTAGGATCACAAAATGGGAACGACCATAGTGCAACTAGAGATGGATCTGCAGAGTGGGGAGATTCCAAAATTGGGGAAACAGTTGAAGTCATAGACTTCTTAACGAAAAG GTATGCTAATAGGCCAGGTCTTGTAGCAATAGAACTGATGAACGAGCCtcatgcacaatatgttcctttGAATACCCTAATCAAGTACTACCAAGCTGGTTATGACGCAGTGAGGAAGTATAATAGTACTGCCTATGTGATCTTATCGAATAGATTGGGTAATGCAAAGAACACAGAGCTCCTTTCGTTTGCTCATGGTCTTCCTCGCTCGGTTATAGACGTCCATTACTACAATCTCTACTCAGACGAATTTAACGTACAACAGAACATCGACTACATATACAACCAACGGGCATCAACACTCGGAGAAATTACTCAATCTAATGGCCCCTTAACCTTTGTAG GAGAATGGGTTAACGAGTTTGCGAATGGGATTAAATCAAACCAAGATTATCAGAACTTTGGCAAAGTACAGTTAGATGTGTATGGAAGATCAACCTTTGGATGGGCATATTGGTCATACAAGTGTCAATATGATCATTGGAGTCTAAGGAATATGATTGAGAAGGGAATCATAAACCTCAAATGA
- the LOC132630428 gene encoding laccase-17-like isoform X1: MAAQPYVTGPSSFDNSTTTGILEYHQPSTNTKNSNKFPLLKPKLPIFNDSIFATSFVKKIRSLANAKFPANAPKKVDKLFFFTVGLGLNPCPQNQTCQGPNNTKLAASVNNISFVQPNVALLQSHYFNQSKGVYTTDFPANPPKKFNYTGNPPNNVFVTTGTKVVMLPFNTSVELVMQDTSIIGAECHPLHLHGYNFFVVGQGFGNYNSSKDPANFNLIDPAERNTVGVPSGGWVAFRFLADNPGVWFMHCHLEVHTSWGLKMAWMVMDGKGPKQKLPPPPSDLPKC; this comes from the exons TAACACCAAGAATAGCAATAAATTTCCTTTGTTAAAACCAAAACTCCCTATATTCAACGACAGCATTTTTGCTACAAGTTTTGTCAAGAAAATCAGAAGTTTAGCTAATGCAAAATTTCCAGCCAATGCACCTAAGAAAGTTGATAAACTTTTTTTCTTTACTGTAGGATTAGGATTGAATCCATGCCCTCAGAACCAAACATGTCAAGGACCAAATAATACTAAATTGGCAGCTTCAGTTAACAATATATCCTTTGTTCAGCCAAATGTAGCACTGCTTCAATCTCACTATTTCAATCAATCCAAAGGAGTTTATACCACAGATTTTCCAGCCAATCCACCAAAAAAATTCAATTACACAGGCAATCCACCAAACAATGTTTTTGTGACCACAGGCACAAAAGTTGTGATGCTACCTTTTAATACTAGTGTGGAATTGGTTATGCAAGATACAAGTATTATTGGTGCTGAATGTCATCCACTACACCTTCATGGTTACAATTTCTTTGTGGTTGGTCAAGGCTTTGGAAATTATAATTCTAGCAAGGACCCTGCTAATTTCAACCTTATTGACCCTGCTGAAAGGAACACTGTTGGTGTTCCATCTGGAGGTTGGGTCGCCTTTCGCTTCCTTGCAGACAATCCAG GAGTATGGTTCATGCACTGTCATCTTGAAGTACACACAAGTTGGGGGTTGAAAATGGCTTGGATGGTAATGGATGGAAAAGGTCCCAAGCAGAAGTTACCTCCTCCGCCATCTGATCTTCCTAAATGTTGA